The following are encoded together in the Chlamydiota bacterium genome:
- the acpP gene encoding Acyl carrier protein, translated as MSVKQEVIDIIVEQLGVDPKEVMPEKSFIEDLNADSLDLTELIMTFEERFGFEIAEEEAEKLKTVGDVISYIEKKKGE; from the coding sequence ATGTCTGTAAAACAAGAAGTGATTGATATTATTGTGGAGCAATTAGGAGTAGATCCTAAAGAAGTAATGCCTGAAAAATCTTTTATTGAAGATTTGAACGCGGATTCTTTGGATCTAACAGAACTCATTATGACATTTGAAGAGCGTTTTGGTTTTGAAATCGCTGAAGAAGAAGCTGAAAAACTCAAAACTGTGGGCGATGTCATCAGCTATATTGAAAAGAAGAAAGGCGAATAG
- the fabG_1 gene encoding 3-oxoacyl-[acyl-carrier-protein] reductase FabG, which produces MEKQLDGYVAIVTGSTKGIGKAIAKDFAMKGADVVVIGTNKERAEKVVKELEQLGSKSFYKILDVSDFDAVHQAMDKVLQKMGKIDILVNNAGITKDNLLMKMSE; this is translated from the coding sequence GTGGAAAAACAGTTGGATGGCTACGTGGCCATTGTAACAGGTTCGACAAAAGGTATTGGCAAAGCGATTGCAAAAGATTTTGCTATGAAAGGAGCTGATGTTGTTGTCATTGGAACCAATAAAGAGCGCGCCGAAAAAGTGGTCAAAGAACTCGAGCAATTGGGTTCAAAAAGTTTTTATAAAATTTTGGATGTGTCCGATTTTGATGCTGTCCATCAAGCAATGGATAAGGTTCTGCAAAAAATGGGTAAAATCGATATTTTGGTCAACAATGCAGGCATTACTAAAGACAATTTATTGATGAAAATGAGTGAATAA
- the fabG_2 gene encoding 3-oxoacyl-[acyl-carrier-protein] reductase FabG translates to MIDVNLKSAYNFRHALIRPMMKARFGKIINITSVVGLTGNMGQVNYSSSKAGLIGLTKSVAKEVATRGICVNAIAPGFIETEMTSQLKEEVKQAILNQIPMKRIGNVEDIAKCASFLASKDSDYITGQVFTVDGGMTT, encoded by the coding sequence GTGATCGATGTCAATTTAAAATCGGCATACAATTTTCGCCACGCGTTGATTCGTCCTATGATGAAAGCGCGTTTTGGAAAAATTATTAATATTACGTCTGTCGTTGGCTTGACAGGAAATATGGGTCAGGTTAATTATTCTTCTTCGAAAGCAGGACTCATTGGTTTAACCAAATCCGTAGCAAAAGAGGTCGCTACAAGAGGGATTTGTGTGAATGCCATTGCTCCAGGTTTTATTGAAACGGAGATGACAAGTCAACTGAAAGAAGAGGTTAAACAAGCTATATTGAACCAAATACCGATGAAAAGAATAGGAAATGTGGAAGATATTGCAAAATGCGCAAGCTTTTTAGCAAGTAAAGACAGTGATTACATCACAGGTCAAGTTTTCACGGTAGATGGTGGGATGACAACCTGA
- the fabHA gene encoding 3-oxoacyl-[acyl-carrier-protein] synthase 3 protein 1, with amino-acid sequence MRARIIGTGRYLPKKVLTNKDFEKMVETTDEWIVSRTGIRERRIAADNEFTSTMGVEAAKKALESAHLKADDIDLILVATLTPDYIFPSVACLIQEALGAKCAAMDFQAACTGYLYGLAIAKGFIESKVYKNILLIASEKLSSIVDYEDRATCVLFGDGASACVISDKGDGFEILDCVLGADGSQSELIIQPAGGSKMPASAESVEKKLHTIKMEGRETFKHAVRRMVEACQECLEKNHIKEEEIDWMLTHQANDRIIEAVAKRFNIEDEKVYKTIHKYGNTSASSIGIAFDELIEEKTIDLEQHLLLTAFGSGLTWGATILKKVKQ; translated from the coding sequence ATGCGAGCAAGAATTATTGGCACTGGCCGTTATTTACCAAAAAAAGTTTTGACAAACAAAGACTTTGAGAAAATGGTGGAGACGACCGATGAGTGGATTGTATCAAGAACAGGCATTCGGGAAAGGCGCATTGCTGCAGATAATGAGTTTACCTCGACAATGGGCGTTGAGGCGGCAAAAAAAGCGCTTGAAAGTGCACATTTGAAAGCAGATGATATCGACTTGATCTTAGTGGCTACACTCACTCCTGACTATATTTTTCCAAGCGTGGCCTGTTTGATTCAAGAAGCTCTTGGAGCTAAGTGTGCAGCGATGGATTTTCAAGCAGCATGCACAGGATATCTGTATGGACTTGCCATAGCAAAAGGTTTTATCGAATCTAAAGTATATAAAAATATTTTACTTATCGCTTCTGAAAAACTCTCTAGTATTGTTGATTATGAGGATCGTGCGACGTGCGTGTTATTCGGTGATGGGGCGTCGGCATGTGTGATCTCAGATAAGGGTGATGGGTTTGAAATTTTGGACTGTGTTTTAGGCGCAGATGGATCGCAATCAGAATTAATCATTCAGCCAGCAGGTGGATCTAAAATGCCAGCAAGCGCAGAAAGTGTGGAAAAAAAACTGCATACGATAAAAATGGAAGGGCGCGAAACATTTAAGCATGCTGTTAGACGCATGGTAGAAGCATGCCAGGAATGTTTAGAAAAAAACCACATCAAAGAAGAAGAGATTGATTGGATGCTGACACATCAAGCGAATGATCGTATCATTGAAGCGGTTGCTAAGCGTTTTAATATTGAAGATGAAAAAGTGTACAAAACCATCCATAAATATGGAAATACATCAGCCTCTTCTATCGGGATTGCATTCGATGAATTGATTGAAGAAAAAACGATCGATTTAGAGCAGCATCTTCTTTTGACTGCATTTGGTTCGGGATTAACTTGGGGAGCGACAATATTGAAAAAGGTGAAACAATGA
- the fabD gene encoding Malonyl CoA-acyl carrier protein transacylase → MKYAFLFPGQGAQCIGMGKDFYEQFDVAKAVFEKANALLGFDLTKIIFEGPIETLTQTKYSQVAIFVVSMAILEVIKTRMQKPHFVAGLSLGEYSALVAGGWLGFDEGLQLVWKRGGLMHEACDAKKGGLTVILGLDEKEIKDVVAKAHLPHDLWMANLNCPKQVVLSGSPKGLDVGIKLALEKGAKKAIPLNVHGAFHSGMMQSAEKKLNAYLETLDFKKGYADIVMNTTGQMTHTIEEIKRNLKCQMTTPVYWQKGIETMDSKVDMFIEIGCGKVLSGLNRRIGTKAKTINVETVEDLKKGSI, encoded by the coding sequence ATGAAATACGCATTTTTGTTTCCTGGGCAAGGTGCTCAATGCATAGGCATGGGAAAAGATTTTTATGAGCAATTTGACGTAGCAAAAGCTGTTTTTGAAAAAGCCAATGCTCTTTTGGGTTTTGATCTCACAAAAATCATTTTTGAAGGTCCCATAGAAACCCTCACACAAACAAAATATTCCCAAGTGGCCATCTTTGTAGTCTCTATGGCAATTTTAGAAGTCATCAAAACACGCATGCAAAAGCCCCATTTTGTGGCGGGCTTGTCCCTGGGGGAATATAGCGCACTTGTTGCCGGAGGATGGCTTGGATTTGACGAAGGGCTGCAGCTTGTGTGGAAACGTGGCGGTTTGATGCATGAAGCATGTGATGCGAAAAAAGGGGGACTGACTGTCATTTTAGGTTTGGATGAAAAAGAGATTAAAGATGTGGTTGCAAAAGCTCATCTGCCGCATGATTTATGGATGGCAAATCTCAACTGTCCTAAACAAGTGGTTTTATCAGGCTCACCAAAGGGATTGGATGTGGGTATCAAACTTGCACTTGAAAAAGGCGCGAAAAAAGCCATTCCTTTAAATGTGCACGGTGCATTTCATTCTGGCATGATGCAGAGCGCTGAAAAAAAGCTCAACGCTTATTTAGAAACGCTTGATTTTAAAAAGGGATATGCAGATATTGTCATGAATACAACAGGTCAAATGACTCACACAATAGAAGAGATCAAGCGCAATTTAAAATGCCAAATGACAACACCTGTGTATTGGCAAAAAGGGATTGAAACCATGGATTCAAAGGTTGATATGTTTATTGAAATTGGATGTGGAAAAGTCTTAAGCGGACTCAATCGACGCATTGGAACAAAAGCTAAAACTATCAATGTTGAAACAGTAGAAGATTTGAAAAAAGGGAGTATCTAG